Sequence from the Helianthus annuus cultivar XRQ/B chromosome 13, HanXRQr2.0-SUNRISE, whole genome shotgun sequence genome:
CACAATGTATGATCTTTAAAATTTCAAGAACCAAgaaccttggttttaaaatgcgcgaTGCGCTCCGATGTGTTTTGATCCCTGAACCCGATGCGCGATGCATGATGCATGTGCATCACGTATATGAGGCgtttgttatttaaaaaaaaatatttatagatGGTATTTTAACTTGATAACTTTAAACACTATAAATTTGgagattaaaataaataattacaaCAAAATAGCTCTAGTACCATGAAAGAAGTTCAATTTAACCAAAATAAGCCTTGAACTCTTAAGTCAAGTAGTCTATGCAAAAGGCTCATTTAACAACTTCATCAGCTCATTGTACAAGCTTGTTAAGCACATTCTACAAGCTCATTGTACAATTTTACTGTCGATTTCAGAAAAATGTGCGCATCAGGAGCGCGTTATGCGATTTAGGGCGCATCATCCTCGCATCATGTACTCCATAGAtgtcaatagcggctatagcgTGCTATGTAGCGAAGCGACCAAGTGTCGCTATTTGGGTCATAGCGACCAATAGCGTGAATAGCGACAGTTAGTTTAGCTTTTTTAatgtaaatagcaattaaatatagctataaaatagctggatttataggtttttgttaaatatacatgtaaaatagcatatataccaaggtattttgatataatatacatataaaaattttcaaagttctttttctagtgtatcgctatatATAAAATAGCGCATAGTTATCAAAAGCGCTCGCTCTTCCCGCCTAGGCGATATTTTTGGGCGAGTCGACCTACCTGCGCTTCTCCCTCCTAGGTAAAAAAAGCCAcgtgactttttttttttttttgaaatcttATCTTATATATATACTAGATTATAGTTACAGATATTTATCTATTTTTTTGGAAATTATATCTCAAtcaaatttgaattttaaaaaagTTGAGAGATATCATATCTTCtgtaaaaatatattgttatatacAGCCTATGTTGTAAACAAACGTTCATTTTTTTGGCTGGCAAAACATACAATACTACAATTATTTTTCGACCTTACGAGGATTTGCAGTATATTTTTCGACATTATGAGGATTCATGATGATTTTGGTTTTATTATAAGGATTATGGTATTCGAATACTTTTGGAATTTGAAGAGTGTTTTTTTTTCAATacataatattatttttttatgttttttttgctTGCGCTTTTTTTTCCTCAGGCCCGCGCTTTTTTTGCGCTTCTCGCCTAGGCGACAGCCGGGGCTTATGCGCCTAGAGTGCGCCTAGCGCATTTGATAACTATGAAATAGCGGTCGCtgtttgtcgctattcgctatgtagcatataggtcctttgtcgctattcgctattaacaactatgatgTAATCGCAGCGCATCACCTGATGCGATCTCATGCACGCGTTTTAAAACCAAGCCAAGAACAAAGCGAATGTAACCAACCAGTATCGGTTTGGTCGCGTTTGATTCGGTTTTGTTGGTCTAGGCTGGTTATTGCATACCTTGGTTTTGTTGCTTCACTTTGTGAAAAACATGATTTAGATTTCGAACTTGAGATTTGAGATCATGTATATGTTATTCAGTATATGAAAAAATGTATAATACTATTGTTTTTGTGGGTTTTTTAGTCTGTACACGAGGGCCGCATCTATCAGTTGAAGCTATTTTGTGACAAAGATTACCCAGAAAAGCCACCTACTGTTCGTTTTCATTCTCGGGTCAACATGACTTGTGTCAACCATGAAACTGGAGTGGTAAAAATCAATGCTGTTCAATTATTTTGCATCATAACTGTCGATCGTTGTGACATGTCGCTAAATTCTTGGCACGCTACGAACATAAATAAGTTTTGAGTTGTCATATCTTGCCTGTTTAAAAAACAGGCTGTGTTCAGGCTGGCCTGTTTAATACGTATAATTAATAGGGCCGTTGTAGGGTCACACGACTTTAAGTGTTCGGGTTACGGTTGATGTCTTTGACATGAATAAATAtatgggttgtgttcgggttcaaCGATTCAATTCGCAACCCGATACAACTGACACCCTTAATTCTATGTATTCAAAACAGAAAATCAGTTTCAAGATGAAACATTCAAACACCCTCTCTAACTTAGATGTTGAGACTTCAAGATTTCATTTTGTTGctaaaaaattgtgtttttttttttattcacAGGTGGAACCAAAGAAGTTTGGGATACTGGGCAACTGGCAAAGAGAGTACACAATGGAAGATATACTGGTTCGGTTGAAGAAAGAGATGGCATCCCCACATAACCGCAAGCTTGTCCAACCCCCGGAAGGTACCTGTTACTAGGGATCTTTAAGAATGTTGTGACAGTTTAATTGAATCAAAATTGACACTTTAATGGGTTTGGGATGTCTTGAAAGAAAAAGCCATCTGATGGCAGAAATGTGGACTTGTTTGATTAATGGGATTCGTGTTCGTGCTTAATATATGTATTGGTTTGCAAAATATATGTTCGATTTAGTTAGTTTCGAGGCTTTGTTGAACTcattatgttacgagtttgtTGACCAAGGAACTTTTTTCACAGGTGTTATAATTTTTTCGGTCTGGATTATACTATACCCGGTCGGGTCATTGAAATTGGTCAGTTTTGTggttgggtaatgggtcaaaatgatAATTTGGCATAGGTTGCGCGGGATTAAGCTAAAGGCCGTTTTTTGTTTGGATATGTAGTTGTGTTAAATTGTTGTTGGGAAGGTTTacattattattttataatttatctatagtaaaccaatgtgtgacacgtgtcattcattagATGCACCTATTTTTGGGTTTTCCcgcctttctttcatatttattttctaataatttatcttctaatttgtagataataataaatagaaaaatgtttatCTGATAATTATAACCCTTTTATTGAAATTCGGAAAGGGTTTCACgcttttttggattttattaaaattcatgactacattatataattataagtttgaatatatatgtcaaaattaaaattattcttcaaaaattcagtaacatccatactctatatatacatttagaaaaatgttaataattgcaaataatactaaatagaaaaatgttaattgaatacaaaaaaaatataggaTATCATCAAATGTATATCAATTACTTAAATGAGTATACACATGCATGGGCGGTGATaagggtgtgcggggaggaccaccgcacagggtctgtgatttcgaggggcacatgttttttataaaaaaaaaaacccgatatctatgttaatttttttaaaatagcaTACCAAACATActcttagtgagcccaatacccattaGCATTAgctttagggcatgtttggctaagctttctGAAAAaatttattgacttattggctgtttgaaaagtcataatctacaaaatgatgtttgacaatatgggtgtatgtgagaggaaaaaaccaataagtcaataagacACTCTATACTGACTTTTCCAAAACCCCAATAAGtctataagttgtttcaaaaaacataaccaaacatgctcttactgagcccaatacccattttattttaaaattaaataataatattaaaacattacgaaagaacatattttttcgagctcaaacagggtacatgaattcttacAGACGACTCTATACACATGTATGagatttttttactattattattagtttcattatttatcaaatatatataaatgtctccgtctttgatttgcatttacaagaaatatttattatatagtttaaattgttcaacccgtgtaacacacgggaactaacctagttattatatatacataattcTGATTGTTTCAAAACTTCGTATAGTTTCTATAAAGTCCAATTCCATTAAGTAATGGGCTGGCCCCAAGTATATTGCATTTGATTAATAGTTAATTGTTGGCTAGTAAAAGCCCAAACCATTGGTAATGGGTTGGCCCAAAATATATCCGCATCTAGATATTAATGACggttaaaaattaattaaaatatgaCAATATATGATAATAGGCATAATATTAACACAACTGAACAAAGGATACGCCAACTGGGGCTAGCTCAGTTGGTAGAGGCTCTTGCCTCTTAGTGAGAGGTCCTGGGTTCAAATCCAGGCAAGGTACATCCTTTCGTGTGGTTAAACTGAATGGGTTGTTCTTTGGTGTGTAAGCACGATGGTAGGCTAAGAAAGGCATAACTTTTACGATATAGTCGGGTTGTTCTTTGGTGTGTAAGTAGGTTAACAAAGGTATAACTTTTACGATATAGTAATCTTTCGAGTAGGTAGAACTCTACACACGTGTGCTTTAGGGACCGACTATCTGTCAATATTTATAGACTTTGGTAATTCGTTAAGGGGGAAGGCGCATATAACCCACAAGGCCTCAAGTTCAATCGAGTAGTTGCGGGTACACTGCCGTAACCGCGACGAGTAGGGATGGCAAGTACCACAACCCTGAGAAAGAAGGCTCACAACCCGCATCACAACCTCCGTCGCATTCTTCCCCATCAAGAACCCTAGTTCACATCCCGACCATAAATCGAAAAAATCACTTTCGATTTTCATATATTAACATCCCAACCATGGGGTTTTTGATCGGAACAAAGAGACTAGCTGATTGGCATTAAAATCACCTCCAATGTCGCCTGATTTGATGATGGTGAACCTTGGCCCGAAAACAAagacgacggtggtggtggtgttgagtTGTTCGGAAAGCAAAAACGACGATGCTGGTGAACCTTGGCCTATATTGATTTTGATTAGCTatcttaatttaaaaaaaaggttAGGTTTTGAGTTGAGTTAGATGGGTGCCCCATTCTTTTTGGTTGAACTGGGTTTAATGGGATGGCATGGGACAATCATATTGGCTAATGGAGACTAAT
This genomic interval carries:
- the LOC110898172 gene encoding ubiquitin-conjugating enzyme E2 variant 1D, producing the protein MTLGSGGSSVVVPRNFRLLEELERGEKGIGDGTVSYGMDDGDDIYMRSWTGTIIGPHNSVHEGRIYQLKLFCDKDYPEKPPTVRFHSRVNMTCVNHETGVVEPKKFGILGNWQREYTMEDILVRLKKEMASPHNRKLVQPPEGTCY